From the Purpureocillium takamizusanense chromosome 6, complete sequence genome, one window contains:
- the GSP1 gene encoding GTP-binding nuclear protein gsp1/Ran (COG:U~EggNog:ENOG503NW2J~BUSCO:EOG09264LKR) → MAEQQTPTFKLVLVGDGGTGKTTFVKRHLTGEFEKKYMATLGVEVHPLGFTTNFGQIQFDVWDTAGQEKFGGLRDGYYINGQCGIIMFDVTSRITYKNVPNWHRDLVRVCENIPIVLCGNKVDVKERKVKAKTITFHRKKNLQYYDISAKSNYNFEKPFLWLARKLVGNPQLEFVAAPALAPPTAQVDEALLKEYEKEMDAAAAQPLPDEQSDDDL, encoded by the exons ACCACCTTCGTCAAGCGTCACTTGACGGGCGAGTTTGAGAAGAAGTACATGGCCACCCTCGGTGTCGAGGTCCACCCTCTTGGCTTCACCACC AACTTCGGTCAGATCCAGTTCGACGTCTGGGACACTGCCGGCCAGGAGAAGTTTGGCGGCCTCCGCGATGGCTACTACATCAACGGCCAGtgcggcatcatcatgtTCGACGTCACCTCCCGCATCACGTACAAGAACGTCCCCAACTGGCACC GTGACCTCGTCCGCGTTTGCGAGAACATCCCCATCGTCCTTTGCGGCAACAAGGTCGATGTCAAGGAGCGAAAAGTCAAGGCCAAGACCATCACCTTCCACCGCAAGAAGAACCTCCAGTACTACGACATATCGGCCAAGTCCAACTACAACTTCGAGAAGCCCTTCCTGTGGCTCGCCCGCAAGCTCGTTGGCAACCCCCAGCTG GAGTTCGTCGCTGCCCCCGCCCTGGCTCCTCCCACCGCccaggtcgacgaggctctcCTCAAGGAGTACGAGAAGGagatggacgccgccgctgcccagccGCTGCCCGATGAGCAGTCTGACGACGACCTGTAA
- a CDS encoding uncharacterized protein (EggNog:ENOG503Q4NC~COG:K), translated as MADDSTTTSFNVSPMPRDASPSAGHNDSSILSEISNGSTVQDGEKHPKGKRKRTAAKDKMILEEAYKNNPKPDKQARLEIVDRVSLNEKEVQIWFQNRRQNDRRKSRPLTPEELAALRYGGVHGLSDGTASRSFIAGLGQDSDPIGPPRVERGPVSPTAEQHTPEHSFVDASTPRTGSQESNPKGQSQTTPPQSQEAPSSQRSQEGSDALIPSFSSSVGYLANRWNLGSSFSTPSTLGRGGDDSLRLEPFQPSSCSSDTTHNAAKSSSHFRLSLSLEGKAELVSNQASPTRAPPPRPSSTLPGLPPARRGLQRSHSALPSITLPPISALTKSLPPRLPRGRSRDVHAWESCADAERRDELTAQAENESNGSAIAAISLLRSSSGVLQPSATKRNASLTRQTQPRQTKKAKFGRTSSTYARLEGVGTTDLEKPREISSGKVKVAMLVSPTDSDKENWSPDEDGGAQGNGRRRPLPASQTTKPHNPRRMPALGEHKGPAFLSSRANTAPSRPHALSKGGAIEIFDDADRPAPRSREDEVERFMRGEVSPSKKGDMDCVAGLLSLSQGAWR; from the exons atggccgacgacTCTACCACCACGTCCTTTAATGTTTCGCCCATGCCACGCGATGCCAGCCCCTCCGCCGGCCACAACGACTCCTCCATACTCTCAGAAATCTCTAATGGCTCAACCGTACAGGACGGAGAGAAGCACCCCAAGGGCAAGAGGAAACGTACCGC TGCCAAAGACAAGATGATACTGGAAGAGGCGTACAAGAATAACCCCAAGCCGGACAAGCAGGCGCGTCTCGAGATCGTGGACCGCGTCTCCCTCAACGAGAAAGAGGTCCAG ATATGGTTCCAGAACCGGAGACAAAACGACCGCCGCAAGTCGCGTCCGTTAACACCAGAGGAGTTAGCTGCCCTTCGGTACGGTGGCGTTCATGGCCTTTCCGACGGTACAGCGTCACGGAGCTTCATTGCTGGCCTGGGGCAGGACTCGGACCCCATTGGCCCTCCGAGAGTCGAACGCGGTCCCGTGTCTCCAACCGCCGAGCAGCACACCCCAGAGCACTCCTTCGTTGACGCGTCGACACCGAGAACCGGAAGCCAAGAGAGCAATCCAAAGGGTCAATCtcagacgacgccgccgcagagccAGGAGGCCCCATCCTCACAGCGATCTCAGGAAGGCTCCGACGCACTGATCCCTTCGTTTTCGAGCTCCGTCGGCTATCTTGCTAACAGGTGGAACCTGGGGAGCTCTttctcgacgccgtcaacgcTAGGACGTGGCGGTGACGACTCTCTAAG GCTTGAGCCTTTTCAGCCGTCGTCTTGCTCGTCCGATACGACGCACAACGCGGCCAAGTCCAGCTCTCACTTCAGGTTGTCCTTGTCCCTAGAAGGCAAAGCTGAGCTTGTTTCCAATCAGGCTTCGCCCACGCGggctccgcctcctcggccgtcaaGCACGCTACCCGGCCTTCCTCCCGCCCGACGTGGGCTTCAGCGTAGCCACAGCGCGCTGCCATCCATCACACTGCCGCCAATATCGGCCTTGACCAAATCTCTCCCACCGCGGCTCCCCCGCGGCCGATCTAGGGACGTCCATGCCTGGGAGTCTTGTGCAGACGCAGAGAGGCGTGACGAGCTCACAGCTCAGGCCGAGAACGAATCTAACGGCTCCGCCATTGCGGCAATCAGCTTGCTGCGGTCTTCCAGCGGCGTCCTGCAACCAAGTGCCACCAAGCGAAACGCTTCTCTGACGCGACAAACCCAGCCGCGTCAGACCAAGAAGGCCAAGTTTGGTaggacctcgtcgacttATGCCCGTCTCGAGGGTGTCGGGACAACAGACTTGGAGAAACCTCGCGAGATCTCcagcggcaaggtcaaggtgGCGATGCTCGTGTCGCCCACCGACTCAGACAAGGAGAACTGGAGCCCAGATGAGGACGGTGGCGCGCAAGGTAacgggcgccgacggcctttACCGGCGAGCCAGACGACCAAGCCTCACAATCCGCGCCGGATGCCTGCGCTCGGTGAGCACAAAGGCCCAGCGTTTCTGAGCAGCCGAGCcaacacggcgccgtcgaggccgcaCGCGCTATCCAAGGGCGGTGCTATTGAGATATTCGACGACGCGGATCGGCCGGCCCCGCGATcgcgcgaggacgaggtggagAGGTTCATGCGTGGCGAGGTGAGCCCCAGCAAAAAGGGCGACATGGACTGTGTGGCCGGCCTCTTGTCGCTGAGCCAAGGGGCCTGGAGATGA
- the UTR1 gene encoding NAD(+) kinase (EggNog:ENOG503NUE8~COG:G) — translation MASGASVPPPTSTSLHPALSTPSSLEPNNKSSAPDRPSTSDSGPRLCVNTVKATRSADDPRTPSSAVPALGGTYSSASDSAWPSHPRAAGAAPYQGHRRSAPSHDSVPRQTIIKALASVARNNKPEALSLNDMLASQSNNGAVPPGSAASSQMLADALQDLARRQSTPTTALTALQSPCFYHQRFDDAVDIAKVLEEIKNDESMSHSRLVQTATGVREVSKQLQRRPIKRAVRSVMIVTKARDNQLVHLTRELASWLLRTPRYGSDVGVNVYVDAKLRSSKRFNSASIVAEDPRFEHMLKYWTPDLCWNQPDKFDLVLTLGGDGTVLFTSWLFQRVVPPVLSFSLGSLGFMTTFEFEKYKEHLTRVMGDDGMKINLRMRFTCTVWRHDARGHQMDEGEQFEVLNELVIDRGPSPYVSNLELYGDDELLTVVQADGCIFSTPTGSTAYSLSAGGSLVHPDIPAILLTPICPHTLSFRPMVLSDTMALRVAVPRNSRATAYCAFDGKGRIELRQGDHVTITASQYPFPTVTRTDTEWFDSVSRTLRWNVRAAAQKPFDAGSVADGVPSNDEGEDTCWDIDTDSAYYPSEEGSVSASPIRRQMSMLGL, via the coding sequence ATGGCCTCCGGCGCCTCTGTTCCGCCACCCACTTCCACGTCTCTCCACCCAGCTCTTAGTACCCCATCCTCGCTGGAGCCGAATAATAAAAGCAGTGCGCCCGACCGCCCCAGCACTTCCGACTCTGGTCCCCGGCTTTGCGTCAACACGGTCAAGGCCACGAGAAGCGCCGATGACCCGCGcacgccctcctccgccgttCCCGCTCTAGGTGGGACTTactcctcggcctcggatTCCGCCTGGCCATCGCATCCAcgagccgctggcgccgcgccttATCagggccaccgccgcagcgccccGTCCCACGACTCGGTTCCCCGCCAAACCATCATCAAGGCCCTCGCCTCGGTCGCTCGCAATAACAAGCCAGAGGCGCTCTCCCTCAACGACATGCTCGCATCTCAGAGCAACAACGGGGCCGTCCCCCCCGgctccgccgcgtcgtcgcagaTGCTGGCCGATGCGCTGCAGGACCTGGCCCGGCGACAGTCCACTCCCACCACGGCGCTCACTGCGCTGCAGTCGCCTTGCTTCTACCACCAGAGGtttgacgacgccgtcgacatcgccaagGTTCTCGAGGAGATCAAGAATGACGAGTCCATGTCACATTCACGCCTCGTCCAGACTGCGACGGGAGTCCGCGAGGTTTCAaagcagctccagcgccggcCAATCAAGCGTGCAGTCCGCAGCGTCATGATCGTCACCAAAGCCCGAGATAACCAGCTGGTCCACCTTACCCGCGAGCTTGCCTCGTGGCTCCTGCGCACACCCCGATACGGCTCGGATGTCGGTGTCAATGTCTATGTCGATGCCAAGCTGCGCAGCTCGAAGCGCTTCAACTCGGCGAGCATAGTGGCCGAGGATCCGCGGTTCGAACACATGCTCAAGTACTGGACCCCAGACTTGTGCTGGAACCAGCCCGACAAGTTTGATCTTGTCCTCACACTcggaggcgacggcaccgtGCTCTTCACGTCGTGGCTCTTTCAGCGAGTCGTCCCGCCCGTCCTCTCCTTCAGCCTCGGCAGCCTGGGCTTCATGACGACGTTCGAGTTCGAAAAGTACAAGGAGCACCTCACTCGCGTCATGGGCGATGACGGCATGAAGATTAATCTTCGCATGCGATTTACCTGTACGGTCTGGCggcacgacgcccgcggccatCAGATGGACGAGGGTGAGCAGTTTGAGGTGCTCAACGAGCTGGTTATTGAtcgcggcccgtcgccatACGTGTCGAACCTGGAGCTgtacggcgacgatgagctcCTCACCGTGGTTCAGGCTGACGGCTGCATCTTCTCCACACCCACGGGGTCGACAGCCTATTCTCTTTCGGCGGGGGGCTCGCTCGTGCATCCAGACATCCCGGCAATTCTCCTCACCCCAATCTGCCCGCATACCCTGTCCTTCCGGCCAATGGTGCTCTCAGACACCATGGCCCTTCGCGTGGCCGTGCCTCGGAACTCGCGGGCGACTGCCTACTGCGCATTCGACGGAAAAGGGCGCATCGAGCTGCGCCAGGGGGACCATGTCACCATCACGGCTTCTCAATACCCATTCCCCACAGTTACCCGCACCGACACCGAATGGTTCGACAGCGTCAGCCGGACCCTGCGATGGAAcgtccgcgccgcagcccagAAGCCCTTCGACGCAGGCTCGGTTGCCGACGGCGTTCCGTCCaatgacgagggcgaggacacGTGCTGGGACATTGACACGGACAGCGCCTACTACCCCAGCGAGGAGGGCAGCGTGAGCGCGAGCCCCATTAGACGCCAGATGAGCATGCTGGGCCTTTGA
- the RRP46 gene encoding exosome non-catalytic core subunit rrp46 (COG:J~EggNog:ENOG503P261) — protein MALTAEPVAQLSHLPKADGSATFSCCGFTVTAAVNGPVEAPRRDENAFEALVDVVVRPAAGVGGTAERQLESLLQPTLRQLIPVRNFPRCMIQITLQVMEMPENAYVNAKILQAQLNLAIIPGLIHAAILGLLTAAVPLKTIATAVTLAIGPDDAAGIVVDPTMVQVDNAKSVHVLGFTADDELLLAESSGSFSTVEWDQVLETGQRACCQGRSSGQDTVMTDGMAGSASIRRFIRSVMETKTAADLYWK, from the exons ATGGCCCTCACTGCTGAGCCCGTCGCGCAACTGTCTCACCTGCCCAAGGCGGACGGCTCGGCGACTTTCTCATGCTGCGGCTTCACCGTGACCGCCGCGGTCAACGGACCGGTCGAGGCTCCCCGGCGGGATGAAAACGCCTttgaggccctcgtcgatgtcgtcgtgcggcccgccgctggcgtcggaG GGACCGCCGAGCGACAGCTGGAGTCGCTGCTCCAACCTACTCTTCGCCAGCTTATCCCCGTGCGCAACTTTCCCCGTTGCATGATTCAAATCACCTTGCAGGTCATGGAGATGCCGGAGAACGCGTACGTGAACGCAAAGATTCTCCAAGCACAGCTG AACTTGGCCATCATCCCAGGCCTGATACACGCCGCCATCCTGGGTCTCCTTACCGCCGCGGTTCCTCTCAAGACCATAGCGACGGCTGTGACCTTGGCCATCGGACCAGACGACGCGGCTGGCATCGTTGTGGATCCAACCATGGTACAGGTCGACAATGCAAAGTCAGTCCATGTCCTCGGTTTCAccgctgacgacgagcttctcTTGGCTGAAAGCTCCGGCTCCTTCTCCACCGTGGAATGGGACCAGGTTCTGGAAACTGGACAGCGGGCATGCTGTCAGGGGCGCAGCTCAGGACAGGACACGGTCATGACAGATGGCATGGCCGGGTCGGCAAGCATTCGACGATTCATCCGATCCGTCATGGAGACCAAGACTGCAGCAGACCTCTACTGGAAATGA
- the RRD2 gene encoding Serine/threonine-protein phosphatase 2A activator 2 (EggNog:ENOG503NXCW~COG:O), producing MESNTSAPSVPSSGTATPTIPNLKDRLPKLEPRRRRPPPSSSMPVPETPALPSPPDTAAGWTFQAPTRRILSRQDHDVFQSSPADALIKAWVFGLAEAVVDTPCSAVQDGDLSDTVKAILAILDECEELIAKSPPNEQGGSRFGNKAFRGFLDLAKDRSSKWHQGLKVEDEGAIAEASTYLNQSFGNRNRIDYGSGHELNFMMWLLCLYQLGRLQRTDFKALVLRVFSRYLALMRNVQITYYLEPAGSHGVWGLDDYQFLPFLFGASQLLHHPYITPRSIHQELTIEEFGHDYLYLGQVSFVNSTKTVKGLRWHSPMLDDISSAKSWGKIDGGMRRMFVSEVLGKLPVMQHFLFGSLIPAADGMSADGGAAAEDSDDEHVAHDGEQEHAHDGTGWGNCCGIKVPSSIAAAQEMKKHTRGDTLRRIPFD from the coding sequence ATGGAATCCAACACATCCGCACCGTCGGTCCCGTCTTCGGGCACCGCGACCCCCACAATCCCCAACCTCAAGGACCGGCTGCCCAAGCTGgaaccccgccgccgccgaccgcctcCCTCGAGCTCCATGCCCGTTCCCGagacgcccgccctgccctctccgcccgacaccgccgccggctggacGTTCCAGgccccgacgcggcgcaTTCTATCCCGCCAGGACCACGACGTATTTCAGTCCTCGCCCGCGGATGCGTTGATCAAGGCCTGGGTGTTtgggctggccgaggccgtcgtcgacaccccGTGCTCGGCAGTCCAGGACGGTGATCTCAGCGACACCGTCAAGGCCATCTTGGCCATACTTGACGAGTGCGAGGAGCTCATAGCCAAGTCTCCTCCGAACGAGCAAGGGGGGTCGCGGTTCGGAAACAAGGCCTTCCGGGGGTTCCTCGACCTCGCAAAGGATAGGTCAAGCAAGTGGCACCAAGGCTTGAAAGtagaggacgagggcgccatcgccgaagCATCCACATACCTCAACCAGTCGTTTGGCAACCGGAACCGGATAGACTATGGCTCTGGCCACGAGCTCAACTTCATGATGTGGCTCCTCTGTCTCTACCAGCTCGGCCGTCTGCAACGGACCGACTTCAAAGCCCTCGTTCTGCGGGTCTTTTCTCGTTACCTCGCCCTGATGCGCAACGTCCAAATCACATACTACCTGGAGCCTGCCGGGTCGCATGGAGTCTGGGGCTTGGACGACTACCAGTTCCTGCCGTTCCTCTTTGGCGCGTCCCAGCTCCTACACCACCCATACATCACGCCCCGCTCGATACACCAGGAGCTCACCATCGAAGAGTTTGGCCACGACTATTTGTATCTGGGGCAGGTCAGCTTTGTCAACAGCACAAAGACGGTCAAGGGCCTGCGGTGGCACAGCCCcatgctcgacgacatctcGTCGGCCAAGTCGTGGGGCAAaatcgacggcggcatgcgCCGCATGTTCGTTTCCGAGGTCCTTGGAAAATTGCCCGTGATGCAGCACTTCTTGTTCGGCTCCCTGAttcctgccgccgacggcatgaGCGCGGATGgtggggctgctgcggaggacagcgacgacgagcacgtcgcccACGATGGTGAGCAAGAGCATGCACACGATGGGACTGGTTGGGGCAACTGCTGCGGCATCAAGGTGCCCAGCAGCATTGCCGCAGCTCAGGAGATGAAGAAGCACACCAGAGGGGACACTCTGCGTAGGATCCCTTTTGACTGA
- a CDS encoding uncharacterized protein (EggNog:ENOG503PE0B) — MANGLDRLERLFTYKRKASPTSSERASPVVQPSEPQFPSPSFIRPKASRMAARDEVRLRQVSGRSPSVPDIGTTHRTQPSYVNKPGSTDGSLQHHHRLGRSPSFTKPGQPDQRIVTGLRQFQFPKSPSRKGDASPVSFALPRASSEAPQLPSPRCRSPLQVTIPHDRLDTPPASDPEDNDSCMQSLRTKPLPEVPRRMPPPTPQESPEVSPTRESHLQRPRQVDSVDQCRFKANKPGNDFDQASLHRSYSQSSIAPSAQISFCSSTLREPDCNEFFNLSDDDIAESTPESPVIPPVENSNEPALPPMDLSISSAEPLASSLLTLSPPRASRPAAVAAFEAARIARRYDFDLVYVVNLWPDNVAARISGTASEETSTGPKPMVGRLLAAHGLHHVPSPLQISSLVHTTILRSDGWIEYRNQEASSHDLARGYACAFYTGQFAKSSSGKNSPVSGVLLSERIDRGIVFAAYRKPRTGTEKLGRTFTEEELGELHRDAEALVEMLIDIHVANRLRQPPAQVSIADETGPMPVQQPLDS, encoded by the coding sequence ATGGCCAACGGTCTGGACCGCCTTGAGCGGCTCTTCACCTACAAACGCAAGGCTTCGCCTACCTCGAGCGAACGGGCCAGCCCAGTGGTGCAACCTTCGGAGCCTCAGTTTCCTTCCCCGTCTTTTATCAGGCCAAAAGCCTCCCGGATGGCCGCCCGTGACGAAGTCCGTCTTCGCCAGGTATCTGGTCGCTCGCCTTCTGTGCCCGACATTGGCACAACGCATCGCACGCAGCCGTCTTACGTCAACAAGCCCGGTTCAACAGATGGTTCACTCCAACACCACCACAGGCTTGGCCGCTCGCCATCGTTCACCAAGCCAGGACAGCCCGATCAGCGCATTGTTACGGGCCTCCGCCAGTTCCAGTTTCCCAAGTCTCCAAGCCGCAAAGGTGATGCCTCTCCGGTCTCTTTCGCGTTGCCTAGAGCTTCGTCGGAAGCTCCTCAGCTCCCAAGCCCTCGATGCCGGTCGCCGCTTCAAGTGACTATCCCTCACGACAGGCTGGATACTCCTCCGGCCTCGGACCCCGAGGACAACGACTCTTGCATGCAGAGCCTGCGGACCAAACCATTGCCAGAGGTGCCTCGTCGGATGCCGCCTCCCACTCCCCAAGAGTCTCCGGAAGTCAGCCCTACGCGGGAGTCGCATCTCCAGAGACCGAGACAGGTGGATAGCGTGGACCAATGTCGATTCAAGGCAAACAAGCCAGGGAATGACTTCGACCAGGCATCTCTTCACAGATCGTACAGTCAGTCGAGTATCGCACCGTCGGCACAAATCTCATTCTGCAGCTCGACACTGCGCGAGCCCGATTGCAATGAGTTTTTTAACctgagcgacgacgacatcgccgagTCGACGCCCGAGAGCCCTGTTATCCCGCCCGTGGAGAACTCCAATGAGccagcgctgccgccaatGGACCTCTCTATTTCGTCTGCAGAGCCTCTGGCATCCTCGCTGCTCACGTTGAGCCCGCCGCGTGCAagtcgccctgctgctgtggcaGCATTTGAGGCAGCGCGAATTGCTCGCCGTTATGACTTTGACCTCGTCTACGTGGTCAATTTATGGCCTGACAACGTTGCGGCCCGGATATCAGGCACCGCAAGCGAGGAAACCAGTACCGGTCCCAAGCCAATGGTTGGGCGACTTCTTGCGGCCCACGGCCTCCATCACGTTccgtcgccgctgcagaTATCTTCCCTCGTTCACACTACCATCTTGCGCTccgatggatggattgaGTATCGCAACCAGGAGGCGTCAAGCCACGACCTGGCTCGCGGGTACGCCTGCGCATTCTACACTGGCCAATTCGCCAAGTCTTCATCGGGCAAGAACAGCCCAGTCTCGGGAGTGTTGCTCTCGGAACGGATTGATCGGGGAATCGTGTTCGCCGCATACCGCAAGCCGAGAACTGGCACAGAAAAACTGGGTCGAACcttcaccgaggaggagttgGGAGAGCTGCACAGGGATGCAGAGGCGCTTGTCGAGATGCTCATCGACATTCACGTCGCGAATCGTCTTCGTCAACCTCCGGCGCAGGTCTCGATTGCCGACGAGACCGGTCCGATGCCGGTGCAGCAGCCACTGGACTCTTAA